Genomic DNA from Desulfuromonas versatilis:
CGCGTGGGCCCCGACGCTGGTGCCGGAACCGATGCTGACATGGTCGCCGATGACCGCGTAGGGTCCGACCTGAACGCCTTCGCCGAGAACGGCCCCGGGATGTATGATCGCAGTTGGATGAATCATGCTCAACCTTTGCCTCAGCGGTCCGCGAAGGTGGCCTTCAGGTCGGCCTCCGCGACCAGGGTCTCACCAACGAAAGCCTTGCCCTTGAAACAGTAGAGTCCCCTTTTGCAATTGACCAGCTCCAGTTCCATCCGCAGCACGTCCCCGGGGACCACCGGCTTGCGGAACCGCGCGTTGTCGATACCGGCGAAGTAGGTGACCTTGTCGGTACCGACCTTGTCGGTCATCATGGCGAACACGCCGCCGACCTGGGCCATCGCCTCGATGATCAGGACCCCGGGCATGATGGGGTGCCCCGGGAAGTGCCCTTGGAAGAAAGGCTCGTTGATGGTGACGTTCTTGGCGCCGACGAT
This window encodes:
- the fabZ gene encoding 3-hydroxyacyl-ACP dehydratase FabZ, whose product is MVLNTQQIMEMLPHRYPFLLVDSILEIEEGKRIVGAKNVTINEPFFQGHFPGHPIMPGVLIIEAMAQVGGVFAMMTDKVGTDKVTYFAGIDNARFRKPVVPGDVLRMELELVNCKRGLYCFKGKAFVGETLVAEADLKATFADR